One candidate division WOR-3 bacterium genomic window, GGTCCAGAACCTGTTTCACCTGCAGCTCCATGGCTGTTATCAAGGGAAACACCGCCTGGACGCTGGCGTACATCGATGGCCGCAGGTCGGTGAGGGTTCCGGTGACGCGGTCGAGGTTGTACTTCGCATTCCACTTGGCGATGCGCTTGGTTGGGTCAATCGGTGGCATGTCGTTTTCACCTTCTTTCTGCGGCAATGGCCGGCCCGGCCGCACGGGCCGGCCGTCGCTACGACAGATTCTGCTGCCATCTCTGCCGTGGTGCACTCCAAGTTGTCAAAGAGCCGGATGCTCAAAGCTCAATCTCGAATACCTTCCGGCAGATGTCCAAGAGCACTGCTCGCCGGGCTCCCAAGTACTCCGAGTGCTCCAAGGCATGGCGCAGCTCGTTTCGCAGGGTCTCGCCCTCGTACCTTCGGGTCAATTTCGCAACCCGCAGGCCGAAGTTCAGGTAAGTCACCCGTTCACACAGCATCACGCCGGTTTCGTTCAGCACTTGGCGCACCCGGGACTCAAGGCACCGGTTGCGCTGCAGAGCCTGGCGGAACTGCTCGACCTGGTCCTCGGCGTCCTGGTCCCGGCGCAGGGCCATTCGGCCCTGCTTCAAGGCCCGTTCGTACTTCTGGCATATCCGCTCAATACTGGCAGCCATCCTTTACCTCTCTTACCCGGCCGAACCGGCGTTCGATTATCTCGAAGCCAATCCGACGCAGGAGCAGGCCGGATAGTCCGCGGTTATGCCACTTCACGACGATGCGCTTGGCGCGCCGGGTGAAGTCCGGGACCGGGGGCCGCCTCATCGCGCAGAGCAGCTCCTGGCCGAAAGCAACGTAGCTTGGAACCTGGTGCTCAGGCGCACCGCAGGCCCGGACAATGGCCGGGACATCGGGCGCGTAGCGCCGGCTTCCGTTCGTCTGACCGACTCGGGGTTTCATCCGGCACCTCGGTGCTTCTTGGTCGAAGCATTCTTCGCGGTACGCCTGCGGGCCTGAGGTGCGAGACGCTCGAACAGCATGGTCACGAGCAACTGCATTGTTCTTGTCTCCAAGCCCAGTGACTGCCACTTGCGCAGGCAGGCCTCGACGTAGAAGGCCAGGTCGTTACCCTCCAGGCTCCGAAACAGCCGGGCAAGCTCCTGTACGAACCAGCGGTATTCGTTCAGTATCGCCGGCCTCAGGCCGGCGCCTTCAAGCAATGGGTCGGCGATGTCGCGCAGTGCCCGTTCGCTTTGCAGCCGGCTGAGTCCGTGAACCGACAGTGGTTTCTTGCCGTGGCGCATACGGTCCAGCACTTCAGCAAACTCACGGTCAAGCGATTGTGGCTTCATAGCCTTCTCCTTTCTGCCCGCCGCTTGGCAGGCGGTTAGAAACTATCTCTCTGTCTCTCTCGCTGGTTCGCGCCGGGCTGTTCGCGCTGCTGCCGGAAAGACACTCCAAATTGTCATAGAACATCCGATTGCACTCAAAGATACGGCGAGATGTGTCAAGGGTAACTCAGACCACGGGTAGAGTTCGGCCCTAGAGCGTGACTCGCCTGGAACTGCGGAATTACTTCTTCACAGGTTGACAAACTGGCGCTTTCTCTCCCGTGGGTCGTGTGCCAAGCAGGCCACCTGATTGCCAGGCCGGCCCCCTGCGGGGCCGGTCCGACCGGACCAGGCAATCTTGTGCGCGAAAAGAAGGCTCGAGAATGTGGCGAAGAGAGCCGGCCGCGTTGCCTGGCAGGGCACGAGTTGTAAGGGAAGTCAGGGGCCGTCAGCGGCGGACTGCGGTCCCGAACGAAAATATGGTGAAGCAGGTAAGACGCCATTTCACTGCTCGCGGAGACTAGATACGAAGCATCGGCAGAAAAGTGACGTTGTGCGGCGCTCCTTTCGTTCGTCCGGGCGGAGACGCGCCTCAGCCCGGACCGTCTGGTTGTGACTAGGACAGGAGGCTGCATCACAGCCCTAGATACGTCAAGAGGCCGGAGAAGTGACACGAAAGGCGTTGTCCTCCTTGCATCCGCCCCTTTACATTCGGCTCCTCGGAACAGCTGTGTTCATCCGTGTTTGTCCGTGGTTCCGTTTCTGCGCACTTCAGCCCGAAACAAAGGCTCCGCGAGAGCGGAGGCGAAACCGTGACGCGGAGCCTTGGGGTCGTCAGGCCTTGGGCAGGGACGGCAATCGGCCGTCCGTCAAGTGTCCCTCAGCACTAGATCGGGCTCAAAGGACTGCCTTCTGCCGTCTGGCCAGGCGACAGTGTCACTGCCCACGGCACCTCCGGTCGGTCGAATTCTCCGGAGTGTGTCCGGGCCTTGTCTTGGACTGCCGAGAGCAGTCGGGCTACTTACGCCGCTGGCGTTCGATCAGCGTATAGACCGGGCTGAACAGCGAGTCAGGGTGCCGGTAGGCGACATCTTCGCTCGATACGGTCTTTGTGCTACGTTTCTTCTCGGTGAACCTCACGGACTCAACCAGGCCGCGGACCACGACTTCGGTCTCAAACATCGCCCGCGCTTCTTTGACGAAACTCTCTTGGTCTTCGGGCGCTATGCCGTTTTCTTGGGCCCAACTGAGAAGCAACGCACCATCGTCGAACTCGACCGGGAGTTCCTTTTCCTGCTCTCGTGCTGCCCTAATTGCCTCGACCAGCTTAGATATGCAGAAGTCGCTGGCTGAGGTCACTTGGCTTTGCTCGTACACCACATTCTCCTTTCATCGTTGGCGACTAGGAAGTAGCATGAAGCTGCCCAGGAAATAACAACCACGCAGCCGATGGGTTAGCCGTGCGGTAGACAGCCTTACCATACCACTCGCTCACGCTCACTCATGTCCTAGATACGAAGGCGGGGTGGACAAGTAACACTAGATACGACCGCGAAGACGAGAAGCAATACAGCGCCTGGCGTTGTGAACGGCTACTCTCCACGCAGTAGCGCGCCGAACATTGCCGGGTCATATCCCATGTCGGCAAGGTGCTTTCGCATCTCCTTCATTGTCCGGGACTTGCACTCCTTGGCCGCGTCCACGCTGACGTGATGGGTTATCTTCACAATTTCCTCGTACGACAGCTCTGGGAAAAGCGTGACTATCAGAAGCATTTCCCGCCTGGCAGGCGAAGAAAGCCTCGACATTGCCTCAATCAGGACTTCGTGCGCCTCCATCTGTCGGTGCATAGAACTAGGCGTCGGTGACACCGTATCGGCAGGCTCTGATGGTTCCCGCTCTTCCTTGTCCTGGTCACGGCTCTGCCTTGGTTCATCGAGCGACGCAATTGGTATCTTGTGCTGCCGGCAGTAGTCAATGATACGGTGGTCAACAACGGTCATGAACCAGGCGAACGGATTGGCGGCTCTATCCTTATCATAAGAACAGAGCGCCCGGGCCAACTGCTGGAATACCTTCTCGGTGATGTCATCTTCCTCGATGGACTCGCCCTGCCGATACTCCCGGATGCGGTGGCGGATGAAAGCCTCAGTTAAGGTACGAATCCCCTCCAACGACTCCTGTGCCTGAACCAGCGCTGCTTTGAGTTGCTCGCCGTCTATCTGAGGCATCTGGCTGTGTCCTGGGTAGAGTTTACTGCTCGGACGAAGATACGCAACTGCGTTTGGTACGGTAACAAGACCGTGGGACGCAAGCCAGGACTAGGGCTCCTCGGCCGCGGCTCCTGCCGGTGCGGCAGGTTCGGCCTGCTCCTCGGGCAGCAGTCTTGGCTTCTCGCAGCAGTAGATGAGCTTCGCCTTCTCGGATATGTCGTACAGCGACATAATCAGGGCGCAGCGCCACATGAAGTACTTGCGCCTGAACTCCGGGTCGAAGGTCACGGTGCCGCCACGCTGGTCAAAGAGCAGACGGGCGTGAGTCTCGATTTTGTACTTACCCAAACTGCCGTCCGGCTCGCGTTTAGCCAGGTGGATTGGGCCGGCGTCTTTCTCGGACTCTTCTTTCAGGAGCGAAAGATAGGCCCGAAGAACGGCAACGGTTTCACAGAGGTCGAACCAGCGGTCAAGTTCGTAGGGGTAGGGCGACTTCTCGTTCTTTCTCCAATCGGACAGGGCGAATTCCCGAAGCATCGGCCGCATCCGGCCGGCAACCCAGGCTTCGCCCTTTCTCAGGACATCCTTAGCATCCTTAAACCAGCGGTCCAAATCAGCACGCGCCCATTCGCTGTCATTCGGCCCGGGGATTGCGTCAAGCGCATACTCCCTGTGTCCGTTGTGCAGAAACGTCTCGAAGTCCTGCCTGTCTTTCCAGCAGTTGGCCAAGCCGAGCGGCTCGGTGGCCAGAACGTACGCATGGTCAAACCACCACGCGAGTGTCCCTCGACGCAGCCCCTGAGCTTCCACGCGAGCCTGGCCAATCGGGTCCTCGTCTCCAAGGCCGGCCTTCTGTAGTTCTTCCTTGGTGACAAAGCCCAGCTCCAGAAGCTGCTTCCAGTATTTCCTGACCGTTTGCTCGGCGTGGGTCCAGACCGTCTCGTCCTGCTTCGCAGATGGGGCCGCGCCCAAGACCAGGAACATCCTGATAAGCATGTTGCGGAACACATCAGCACCTGCCTGGGTCGGTGTCTCCCAGACGTCCGGTTCGACCACAAAGCTAGCCAGCATCCAATAGCTGAACAGTTCGCCGCCGTCCTTGTCTCCGCCGTATACTGTCTGGAAGTTACAGATGTCGGCGAAGACCTGGTCGAACAGCATCAGCTTGCCTTCGTTGAGGAAGCTCTCCAGTAGAGGCACCTTCAGACATTCCGCTCGTAGCGGCCTGGGAAGCGCCCCGGCCGCAGAGGGAGGTCTCAGCAAGTACTTACGGACAAACTCAGCCGCCTCATTGAGGGCACGCTCCAGCCCGGTCAGGTCCTGCTTGCAGGCTTCAACTTTCCGGTACTTCTTGAGGTTCAGTGCAAGCTGTTCAGCTTGTCGGGCAGTCTCACTTGTGGCATTCCTGCCATTCCGCACAGTCAGGCCGCTGCTGAGTGCTGTGGTGATGAGCTCCTCGGCGACGTGGTCTCCCTGGTCAAGGCTGGCCAGCAGCGCTTCAGGCGACAGGAACTTGGCGAGCAAATGTTTGAGTGCATCCCAGAGTGCCTTATCCACCGGGGCTTGGCCGATAAGCCTCCGACCCTCACAGAAGAAGCCATGAAGAAAATTCTGCTTTTCTAACCGCGTCGCCGCCCGGAAATTGTCAACAGACTGGCCCTGCGGCCTCGCTAAGACGAACAGGAAGCCATCAAGTTGTTTGTACGCCTCTTGCATCGAGCGTTGCTCTTCCAGTATCCCGGCCACCGCCTCGGTCAGTTCGTTGAGCGAATCAGGTCCGGCGGCTTGCCTGTTGCCGATTGCCCAATCGAGCTTTGCCAGCCGGTCGCGCAGGTTGGCCGCAGTGCTTACCTTCATCTGTGGCCGATTCTGAGGAGAGACCCATGCCAGCTGCTGGACAAATCTCCGGGAGCGGAGCCAGCCGTCGGGAGGAGTGATGGGTAGGTCGTCATCGGGCTTGGCGAGAAGAGCCTCGGACGATTCATGTCCCACCCTCGCTGCGAAAAACTCGGGCTTGAAGATGTCAAAGAAGCTCATGTGCAGTACGCCATGTTGCACGGTGATTTTGGGGTCGCCCGTGACCGTAGCAAGAACCCTCGTGTCGTGAGTAAAGCACCAGCTCAGGCGCAGGTACGCGGCATGGATGGCGGACACAAGCTGCTGTACTCCCCCCTTGAACTCAAGGTTGAAGTCGGAAATCTCACCAAGTCTCCACCCTCCGTGGAACCGGTTGCGCCAACCGGTGTCAAAGCTGCTGACCATCTCATTGAGTTTGGCTACGGTGCCGGCGAGGTCCTCAAGCTTTCCCTGTCTGTGCTTGTCCGCCTGATCGCGGATGAAGTCAATGATACGTGTTAGGTAGGGCCGAAGTTCAAGAAAACAACTGAACAGGAAGTTGTCGAGAATGCCGTCGTTGTACAAGGCGATCGCGTTCAGCACCCGCTCCATTACAACCTTGGGCACGCGTAACTCCTTGAGCTGGCGGTAGACGGTGTTGATGACGTAGAACCCGCAGGCGAACTCCTTGCGGATGTCGTCTGCGCTGCAGTGTCCAAGGGGGATTGTCTCCTCATCATTTGCCGGTTTCCATGCCATCGCAACCGTAGAGTTCGCGGCTAGGGCGCCAGCCGATTGCTCGCCTTTCTGTCCGCACCACCCAAGGCATTGTGGCTGTCCAACCTGCTTGCTCCAGCGGCGGAGATTGACAAAGTCTTCAATTGTGACCGCCACTATGTCCCACGAGCTACGTGCTTCGAATGTCAGATGTTCTGTTCCGTCGGGCGGTTCGCACGGATAGAAGAAATCAGCCCGGCCGGTGGCTACGACAAGTCGTTCCACCTTGTTCTTTCCGCACACGCCGGCTGCGGCGCTGGCCTTGTGTCCGGCCTTGGCGCTCCAGCGCCGGACCAGGAAAAGCCCCTCTTTCTTGCCGTCGTTGCCGTCATTCTTGTCCAGGACTAGGTCGCTGCACGAGGCAACGACTTCTTGAATGGCCGTCTCAGCGATGGAGGAACACGTCTCGTCAGGCTGGGCCAACGCCTGGGTAATCTTTTCATCGGTCAGTGCTTTCTTGAGGAATCCGGCCCAGAATCCGACATTCGTTGTCGTGTTGAAGAATATGTGCGTGCCGAACGGCGGGACTCCACGGCACGCACTCAACTTGGTACTGTCCTTGCCATCAGGACTTAGCAGGAAGCTCTTCATAGCGTCGCTGAGTGCAGCGCCTTGGTACGGCTTCGCCATCTCAGGGTTCTCGAACCAGTCTCGCAGCCGGGCCACAGGCACCTGTCCTTGTCTGGCCGCGTCGTGAAGTCCATACACGTTGCCATGCTCCAGGAGTGCAGTCCACTCATCTGCGTAGCACTTAGAGCTGCCCTTTTGGTCCTTCCACGTGCGGCAAAGAGCGACTCCAAGGTCAATCAACTGCATCCGGCGCACACGGGCAATGAAATCAATGATACGCCGGAACGAATTGGAGAACACGAGCAGAGTCAGCTCGTGCCAGGTATAGCTGCCTGTGATTATCAGTTGGCTGGAGCTGTCTTCCTTGCTAGTTTTCCAATTTGCAAATTCCGAGTTGATGGCCTTGCTCAGCGCGCGGAGGTAGTCTGCTCCGCCGCCCACCAGAAAGCTGGTATTGACCTCAACCTGGCAGATGCCAATGAGCGGCTGTCTTGGCACGAAACCATCCTCGGTGCCGGCTGCACACGGTCGTTTCTCGCCTAGGAATGTCTCTTGTGCGAGCGTGAGCATGTCTTTCTTGCCACGAAAACCCGGGCCCAGAAGGACACGGTGGTCGAAATCCACTAGCGGCGCGTCGTGCAATTCCTTTATCTGCTTCCCGTTTTTGGGCCCCTCGGTATCACAGAGCGCCCCATCCGGCCACATTGGGTCAAATGGATTGAAAGTCTGGACTCCGAACTCGAAGTCGTCCGTCAACGCCAGAATTGCCAGGTCAAATGAACCTAGCAGCACGTAGGCGACAGGTCTGTAGAACTTCTCGCTGAATTTGTCGGCAGATTGTATGACTTCCGCAGCGCGGTTGCGGTAGTTGTCGAAGAACTTCATCATCTTGTCGAGGAACTCAGGTTCCTTGCCCAGTGGCATCGAGGTCATGCCGATGAAGATGGATGCATCCGCGGCCCGGCTGCGGAGCGGCTCAGGATTTGGTTGTCCGGATATACTCTGCTCCTTCACGGTTTCGCCTCCGTTCAGAAAACGGGGCATTATAGAAGCAACACCATGCCTGTCAACAACTTTGGCTTGTTCATTGGCACTCTTGGCATCCTTGGCGGTTCATTCTGGGGGCGGGCAGCCGGGTGAGCATGGGACTAGGCAGCCGGGCAGGGGACCCCGGGTCCGGCTCCGGGGCAGGCTGCGGGGAGGGCAGCGGGGCAGGCAGGGGGCTGGGCAGCCGGATGGGCAGCCCATCCCCTGGGGACTAGTCCATACCCGGGGCAGTCTCCGAAGTACTTGCCGAAATACAGACCAAGCAAGTTCTGAGACGACTTTCGACCTGACTCGCCACTCGACTCTTCCGCTGACCTTCGACCGAACCGGCCGAAGGACTCTTGACCGAACTGACCGCAGAACTGGTCGCCGAACCGGCCGCTTGACTCGCAGCTGGACTTGCCGCCTGACTGGCGGCCGGACTTCTGGCCGAACTGGTCGAAGGACTTGTCATTTGACTTCCCGACGCACTTTTCGTCGGACTCTTCCAAGTACTCTTGACCGCACTTCCCGAAACACTGCTCAACCGCGGGTGAAACGGTGGATGAACGCAGATACGGACACAAGAGGCCACCAAATCGCCAAACACATGAAACGGATGTCATTCCGGGTGAAACGAGGCATCTTGGTTGTGCAGCGGCTGGAAACATCTTTGCGAAAGCGACGTCCTTGCACCTCTGTGGCTGTTTCGGTGTTACGCCTGCGAGTGATCTTCGTATCTAGAAAATGTGAGAACCTCGAGTATCATACGCACCACTCCCAGACAGCTAGGCCGCGGACTTGAGTCTATTGCCAGCATGCTCGGAAACCGCCTGGGAATGCCTATCTTCTATCACGACGGGCTGTGTCTTCGCCGCAGTGTCCGCCAGCATACAGAAAGGGCAGTGAAAGCAATGCTGAGATACCGGTGGCAGGATGCAACGAAGGAGCTGAATGAGGCGGTTTCCCTGACAGTTGCGGACAACCTTGCCATGGTTTCAATACTCTCGCTTCTGGCCGTGTGCCATGAAACCACCGGCCGGATAGCGGAAGCGAGCCGGGTCCTGGCCGAAGCCCTTTTCTATGCCCAGGCCGAGAATTGCCCTCAGGCGATCTCGACCATCGCGAATTCCATTGGCTACCTGTGCCAGACTACCGGCCGATTTGACCTTGCCCGGGCCCACCACCAGGAAGCGCTCCGGGCAGCAGAGGCAGCCGGAAGCGAGCAGTTGTGCGCGTGGTCACATCACTACATGGGCAATGTCTTTCGCCACAACGGCAACTTACTCGTCGCCGAGCAGGAACACGGCAAAGCGCTGACCATAAGCAAGACCTATGGCTACTGGCTCACCGAGGCCTGGGCGTACGGCGGGCTCGGTCTGGTGCACCGACGCCGGGGCCAGTCGCAGATGGCCCTGGACAACCTGACGAACGCATACCGGATGTTTGTCCGTCTGGAGAATCTGCGCGGGCAAGCCTGGGCACTACTCAACATCGCAGAAGTCTTCGTCAAGCAGGGCCAGTGGAGCCTGGCAGTGGAGCATATTGACCAGAGTCTTGACCGTAACCGGTTGGTCGGCCGCATCGAGGGCTCGGCCATGCGACGAAAAGCGCTGGTCTTGGTTCAGAAGGGAACAACACGTAATTTGGACGAGGCACTCGCGTGCCTGCGCAGCGCCTTGGAGACCGACCGTAAGACCGGTGACAAGCTGGGCGAGGGCCGTTCCTTGGCCGATTTGGGTTACACCTACTACCAGAAGCGTGACCTGGTCAACGCCCGGAAGTACTGCGAGAAGGGCCTGACTATCCAGAATGCGGTCGGGACCCTTGCCGACCGGTCATGGACCCAGTGGCTCTTGGCCATTATCTGCTATGCCGAGGGCAAGGTCGGAGACGCCAGGGTCTACCTCGACGAGGCGTTGGCGGCCGCGCGCCGGGCCGACGACCAGAAGGCAGTGGGTCGGCTGCTCGGCAGCCTGGGAGAGGCGGAACGTCTGGACGGCAAGCTTGACCGGGCCTTGAGCCTGTTTCAACAGGCTCTGGCCGCGTGCGAACAGAGCGACTATCGGACACGCCTGCCCTGGACCCTGCGCAAGACCGCTCAGACCCTGGTCCAGATGGGTCGCATCAAAGAGGCTGCCCAATACGCCGAAAGGGCGTTTCGGGCAGCGCAAGACGCAGGTTTGGACGAACAGCTATGGAAAGCGCTCGAGCTCCGTGCAAGACTCTACATCCTCAGCTGCGACTACGAAAAGGCCCGGGAATTACTGGAACAGGCAATGCAGATTGCCTTCAACGTCGGCAGGCCCGAAGACCTTGCTGACCTGAGGCAGCTTCTGGCCGAGGTCAACAGGCCAAGTCATCTGCTGCAGAAAGGCGAAAAGCCAGAGGGAAAGTAGCTCGCTCGGTTACGCACGTGTAAGCCCTCTGCGGCTGCGATGGTAAAGCTCCAGAAACCAGGTCTGGCTTTCTGTCCCCGGGTTACAGTCTGGCCCACTGGGCCGCTTGACCACTTGACCACCAGTTCTCTGCCTTGACTTCAGCCCTGATTTCTGCGAGAATCGCCGCGTGGAGAAAGTCAAGAATGCGCGGGGTCGGAAACACCTCGCCGACATTACCTGGGAGACCGAAGTCTGGGTGGCCGAATCGCCCAGCCACCTAATCCACTTCAACGGCGAACGCTTCCTCGGGCTGTACTGACTAACGATGCCACAGCACAGAAGCAAGCCAGCCGCCTGCCTGCTGCCGGACAGGGAGCGCAAGACGTGAGCAGAGTCCCCGGCAATTCTGTGGCCAGAGCTGAGGGAGATTTCAAGCCACTGTTGGAGCGTTACTTTGCCGACTTCTTCCGTGTCGTCGAGACGCGTGAGCACACCTGGACGGTCAAAGGCTTCATTGACGTATACCGCAACATCTACACCATCAGCTTGGACACCAAGGTAGTCTCCAAGGTCATCGAACTAATGGTCTTTCCGGTCATCGTCCGGTTCTGCCATGAACACGGATATGACATGGTTCTGAGTGCACATCAGAATCACTACCCGGACATCTCGTTCGTACACCGCAAGAGCAAGACCCGCCTGGCACTGGACCTGAAGAGTACCTATCGCATCGGGCCGGACCGGGTCAACGGCATGACCTTGGGTGCGTTCACCGGTTACTTCCGCAACCGCCAATCGGCCAAGAACGTGACCTTTCCTTACGGTTCGTACGCGCGGCACTTCGTTCTGGGTGTTATCTATACCAGAGCCGACGCCCATAACGCCGGTCTACGCCTGGAAGAACTGGGTTACACACTGTCCGGCAGTGCGCACTCTGCGCTGATGAGGTTCGTCTCCGGCCCAAGCGAGGAAACGTTCGGCCGGCTCGCGCGCGTCCTGCACATCCCTGAACGCAAGTTCCCTGCGGTGCGCCGCGCGGTCGAGTCGGTGCTGATTGACGAACGAAAGAAGTACCGTCTGAGCGCGCTGAAGCGGATACCCTCGGTCGTGCGCGACTTCGACTTCTTCCTGCAGGAGAAATGGCGTGTCGCGACCGACCGGCCGGGCAGCGGCAACACCAAGAACATCGGCTCAACTACATCGGTGGCCGAACTCAAGAACGGAACCGGACCGTTCACCAAATATCCGAAGGGCGACAAACTCTTCGACGACTACTGGACCTACTACCTGGCCAGGGATATGGCCCGGGCCGCGGAGCTGAAGAAACCGCCGTACCACAACCTCAAGACCTACTTCGAGTACAAGAAGAGCTGACCGAATGAAGGGACTCCTGCCCAAGTCACTGCCGCGCGTCTGGGCTCCGCCGGTCAAATGCCAGGGCATAAAGACCAAACTCGTGGACTTCATTGCCCGAAGCATCGTCTGGGACGGCGTGGGCAGATGGATTGAGCCGTTTCTGGGTTCCGGGGTGGTGCTGTTCAACCTCCTGCCCGAACGCTGCC contains:
- a CDS encoding sigma-70 family RNA polymerase sigma factor yields the protein MPQIDGEQLKAALVQAQESLEGIRTLTEAFIRHRIREYRQGESIEEDDITEKVFQQLARALCSYDKDRAANPFAWFMTVVDHRIIDYCRQHKIPIASLDEPRQSRDQDKEEREPSEPADTVSPTPSSMHRQMEAHEVLIEAMSRLSSPARREMLLIVTLFPELSYEEIVKITHHVSVDAAKECKSRTMKEMRKHLADMGYDPAMFGALLRGE
- a CDS encoding tetratricopeptide repeat protein is translated as MLRYRWQDATKELNEAVSLTVADNLAMVSILSLLAVCHETTGRIAEASRVLAEALFYAQAENCPQAISTIANSIGYLCQTTGRFDLARAHHQEALRAAEAAGSEQLCAWSHHYMGNVFRHNGNLLVAEQEHGKALTISKTYGYWLTEAWAYGGLGLVHRRRGQSQMALDNLTNAYRMFVRLENLRGQAWALLNIAEVFVKQGQWSLAVEHIDQSLDRNRLVGRIEGSAMRRKALVLVQKGTTRNLDEALACLRSALETDRKTGDKLGEGRSLADLGYTYYQKRDLVNARKYCEKGLTIQNAVGTLADRSWTQWLLAIICYAEGKVGDARVYLDEALAAARRADDQKAVGRLLGSLGEAERLDGKLDRALSLFQQALAACEQSDYRTRLPWTLRKTAQTLVQMGRIKEAAQYAERAFRAAQDAGLDEQLWKALELRARLYILSCDYEKARELLEQAMQIAFNVGRPEDLADLRQLLAEVNRPSHLLQKGEKPEGK
- a CDS encoding type II restriction endonuclease — its product is MSRVPGNSVARAEGDFKPLLERYFADFFRVVETREHTWTVKGFIDVYRNIYTISLDTKVVSKVIELMVFPVIVRFCHEHGYDMVLSAHQNHYPDISFVHRKSKTRLALDLKSTYRIGPDRVNGMTLGAFTGYFRNRQSAKNVTFPYGSYARHFVLGVIYTRADAHNAGLRLEELGYTLSGSAHSALMRFVSGPSEETFGRLARVLHIPERKFPAVRRAVESVLIDERKKYRLSALKRIPSVVRDFDFFLQEKWRVATDRPGSGNTKNIGSTTSVAELKNGTGPFTKYPKGDKLFDDYWTYYLARDMARAAELKKPPYHNLKTYFEYKKS